ctttcaatttttttaacaaactaAATTGCTGATGTCCTAATTAAGTCTCTCTCACCTAAAAATTCTTTTCTTATAATGACAAACTTAATCTCATCGATTAAcgtatataatttattaaaaataagttcGTTAGAGAATAGGTGTTTAATGTTCAATATAGTGAGTacatatgtatgtatgtatgtatgtggaTAATGGTATCGTAATAACAGAAAATATGTGATTTTATTCCTCAACTCTCCTTTTTACTGCACTATTTCACTACCTAGCTATTTCACTACCCTACTCTGTAAGTGTAAAGAGAATTTTGTCAACTTTTTGTTCAAAATTCTTcaactctttaattttcttggtcGAGAATATTTTAGGTcaacaatttcaatttttttacagGACCTCATTGTTAGTACTTAATACTGAAATTAATAACATTTCGTTCAaactaacatatatatatatatatatatttgttctCTAATATATTATTCATGCATGTTTTGGTCACTAACGCCtctttcctttgatttattttcttttttatgttttagaaaGAACACTCTCTTTTGtaagatatttaaataatatttttatttttNNNNNNNNNNNNNNNNNNNNNNNNNNNNNNNNNNNNNNNNNNNNNNNNNNNNNNNNNNNNNNNNNNNNNNNNNNNNNNNNNNNNNNNNNNNNNNNNNNNNNNcaaataaatatactaaaatatgttattttgatattataaaaataaaaaatgtagatTTTATAAATAGAATAGCGGAATAAACGTTATTTAGATATCTCATAGAAAAAAATGTCttcttttagataatttttttattaacaaaatttaaacttaAGAACATTATTTATGAAACTAAAACACTCACCATCTTAACTAATTTcacatattaattatttttaaactacGACGATTAGCACCTACATACTAATCTACTATTATTTCACACATTTACACTGCATTTTTAACATCATATTTCTAGAACTATCTTAACTACTGAtatgataaaatataattggGTAATTGATTAAGACAATTTCGTTTAACATTATTATGAGATTAGTTTTTCCAAATACTATCAATATTTGAAGATTCTGtcatcagcaattagatttttcAGAATGCCCACATTATCTCGTTAGGAGAATGTTTACTTATTAGCACCCCGCGTGTGACAAGTTGGGTCAAAATTTGCATGCCTAGCTAGTTAACTAGTAATGTGTGTATTTGTCCAGTTTTCTCGATCGTCCTAGCAAATCCAGTTGAAAACTTTGATTCGTCCTCCTACATCATTGAATTtgattatcttaatttttgaattatactTCACTTCAAGTTTGAAATCGATGTCCTAATTACACAGAATCCATACACATGTGCAATGAACTTCAATTTTCAACCCTAACTTATCAATCATTTATTTATATCAATCTATATCCATCCAATATGCAAGTGTACGTTGGCAATGCAAAGTTGAATCATATTTTGTTGTAGACCTTGAAGAAACCAAGGTGGTCCGCGAGTTCCTGACCACACACGATGGAAAAGACACCCAATAATATTAAAGTTAGTATATACTCGATTAAttatttcatcaaacatgtaAAATGCCATTGACAAGATTAGCATACATGCCTAATTCAATTTTATAGATCGAATTGCCACCTTTATCATTGTTTTCAACAATAGCTTTTTCATTCTTGGTCCCCCCTCACCCTCGATCTCTTCCGAGTTAACTACAAGGATATATACCAAATCACggaattattatttataaccAGAAATTTTGCAGAAGAAGGTCAAATTGATGTGTGTTTCTCATGacggaataaaaataaaaaatgtatatacATGGAAGCACCAATGAGCACAGGCTATTGAGAACCATATATAGGAAGCTAGCTTATATAGCAGCCCCTCTgtcctaattaaaaattcaactaCCAACCTAGCTAGTTAGTAGCTAGCAGGTAGGTAGATATGACAATCATAATGTACATGTATGCAATTCAAGCTAATAGCTAACTACTGATTGTAATATGTTCATTAAGCACcgacttaatttaatttaatctcaACCCACTAAATTAAGAGTACGTAAATAGTAATTAACTTAACCCTAATCAATGTTTTCTTGAATGGATCAACGTACAGAGGGATCTGATCTGTGGCGCACGCATTTTATTTgtgcctttttcttttcttctgcgCCTGCAGTTACGGTATACGTTGAGATTGGACTATAGTATACGGAGACAAAActgtatatttaattttgtataaatagaaagtgggaatatatatatacattttttttgtcttgCTAGCTAGCCGAGCCTGAAACATTCAAGATTAATCATGGAATTGGGAGGGTACAATATCCTTCTTTTTTCCAGGAATGTGCAATATCCTGTGCAATTCTGATAGCGTCAATGGATGCACCAAGAAGGCCACGTTTGGTGAAACCCACGGCATAAAGTCCATTTTCACCTTTCCATCCATTTGGGAATGGCTTCCTCGGAAACCCATCTTTCTCACAAAACATGTCGCTTCCCTGATCATCAAAAACTAAGGCCAAATTAATACGTACTTAACTAGTTAGTTATTAGCATATATGCATACATATGGAAcagatcaatttaattaaaattaaagaggctaattaattaattgagcACCTTTAACCATAAGGGTACGTTGCTTTTGTATCCCGTTGCGAGAATAATGGCGTCAAAATTCTCTATTTTGCCATCAACGAACTCCACCGCATGGCGTGTTAGTCGTTTGATTCCACGGCAAACCTTAATTTTTCGAGATTTGATGTGAGCAAGTGTTCCAACATCCAAGACTGGTGTCTTTCCACATAAGTTCTTGAGCTGCAGAGGGCCAAGTTTGGGACGTTGAAGTCCGAATCGGGCAGTGTCCCCAAGCATGATGTGCGACATTACAAGCAAGAACTTATCCACAACGTTTATTGGGAACCATTTCAGTAACCCCATGGACACTCCAAATGTTGATCTCCCAAACATCTGCTGCGGCAAGATATGCACCTGCACATACATACATACGTACATATATAATTAGCAAATCCAAATTAATTGAATAGTAgttgtttagttagttagttagttaccgAATCTCTAACGACAAGGGATGGGCGAGCATTATGTTCGCATAGATCCAAACAAACCTCCATTCCGGAGTTTCCACAACCAACCACCAAAACATTATTCCCACTGAACATGGCTCCGCTCTTATACGAGCTTGTGTGAATTATGGGCCCTGCAAACTCATCCATCCCTTCGACCTCAGGCACCACCTCCTCCGCGTTCTCTCCGCTGGCCACTATGAGCCACTTACTGACGTACTCGTCTTGTGTCTCCGTCTTCACTCTCCAGTGCCCAATTCTGTCATCAAGCTCAGCACTTACCACAGTCTTTCCAAAGCACGGCTTGATGTCGAAATGATCAGCGTAGGCCTTGAGGTAAGAAACAAACTGGTGTTTGGTTGGATAAGAGGGGAAGTTGGAGGGGAATGGCAT
The genomic region above belongs to Arachis duranensis cultivar V14167 chromosome 3, aradu.V14167.gnm2.J7QH, whole genome shotgun sequence and contains:
- the LOC107478679 gene encoding indole-3-pyruvate monooxygenase YUCCA2-like; translated protein: MKYMKEVEGKSIHDWRMRRRRKESIWIPGAVIVGGGPSGVAAAACLKQKGIPSVVLERAHCLASMWQLKTYDRMRLHLPKHLCQLPLMPFPSNFPSYPTKHQFVSYLKAYADHFDIKPCFGKTVVSAELDDRIGHWRVKTETQDEYVSKWLIVASGENAEEVVPEVEGMDEFAGPIIHTSSYKSGAMFSGNNVLVVGCGNSGMEVCLDLCEHNARPSLVVRDSVHILPQQMFGRSTFGVSMGLLKWFPINVVDKFLLVMSHIMLGDTARFGLQRPKLGPLQLKNLCGKTPVLDVGTLAHIKSRKIKVCRGIKRLTRHAVEFVDGKIENFDAIILATGYKSNVPLWLKGSDMFCEKDGFPRKPFPNGWKGENGLYAVGFTKRGLLGASIDAIRIAQDIAHSWKKEGYCTLPIP